The following proteins come from a genomic window of Pyxidicoccus sp. MSG2:
- a CDS encoding S1C family serine protease has protein sequence MSTDLQSLSQSLASVVERVAPSIVRVEARRRRGASGIVWGTEGHIVTTSHAVEHEGHIQIGLADGSTVSAELIGRDASTDLALLKADASSLTPLPPAPLDEVKVGHLVVTVARPGRTARATLGMVSTHGEGWRTHAGGRVDRYLETDADLPPGFSGGALVDTQGRLVGLLTAAFSRTAAVVIPGDTLTRVTAALKEHGGVRRGYLGVGAYPVRIPQHLVERAGSEAGLVFLSVDPDGPAQKAGLLLGDVLVSLGGQSLHRVEDLLGYLGDEKVGTTVQARVLRAGELREVPITVGKRS, from the coding sequence ATGTCCACCGACCTCCAGTCCCTCTCGCAGTCCCTCGCCTCCGTCGTCGAGCGCGTCGCCCCCAGCATCGTCCGCGTCGAGGCGCGCCGCCGTCGCGGGGCCTCGGGCATCGTCTGGGGCACCGAGGGCCACATCGTCACCACCAGCCACGCCGTCGAGCACGAGGGCCACATCCAGATTGGCCTCGCTGACGGCAGCACCGTCTCCGCCGAGCTCATCGGCCGCGACGCCAGCACCGACCTCGCCCTCCTCAAGGCCGACGCCTCCAGCCTCACCCCACTCCCCCCGGCACCGCTCGACGAGGTGAAGGTCGGCCACCTCGTCGTCACCGTGGCCCGTCCGGGCCGCACCGCGCGCGCCACGCTCGGCATGGTCAGCACCCACGGCGAGGGCTGGCGCACCCACGCCGGTGGCCGCGTGGACCGCTACCTCGAAACCGACGCGGACCTCCCGCCCGGCTTCTCCGGCGGCGCGCTGGTGGACACGCAGGGCCGTCTCGTGGGCCTGCTCACCGCGGCCTTCTCGCGCACGGCCGCCGTCGTCATCCCCGGTGACACGCTCACCCGCGTGACGGCCGCGCTGAAGGAGCACGGGGGTGTGCGCCGGGGCTACCTCGGCGTGGGCGCGTACCCCGTGCGCATTCCGCAGCACCTGGTGGAGCGCGCCGGCAGCGAGGCGGGCCTCGTCTTCCTCTCCGTGGACCCGGACGGCCCCGCGCAGAAGGCGGGCCTGCTGCTCGGCGACGTGCTGGTGAGCCTGGGTGGCCAGTCGCTGCACCGCGTGGAGGACCTGCTCGGCTACCTGGGCGACGAGAAGGTGGGCACCACCGTCCAGGCCCGCGTGCTGCGAGCCGGCGAACTGCGCGAGGTGCCCATCACCGTGGGCAAGCGCTCCTGA